A section of the Lepidochelys kempii isolate rLepKem1 chromosome 4, rLepKem1.hap2, whole genome shotgun sequence genome encodes:
- the SMIM19 gene encoding small integral membrane protein 19, with product MAAVGAGAGAMSDSGALDYSVHEAWNEATNVYLLVVLASLALLVYARRNKRKIMRIFTVPPTAEAPSEPNFYDNMKKIRLRQQLEMYSIARKYDQQPPQKQTDSVQLSME from the exons ATGGCGGCGGtaggagccggagccggagccatGAGCGACAGCGGCGCCCTCGACTACTCGGTGCACGAGGCCTGGAACGAGGCCACCAACGTCTACCTGCTGGTGGTGCTGGCCAGCCTGGCGCTGCTGGTCTACGCCCGCCG GAATAAAAGGAAGATCATGCGAATATTCACAGTGCCTCCTACAGCAGAGGCACCGTCAGAGCCAAACTTCTATGACAATATGAAAAAAATCCGCTTAAGACAACAATTAGAGATGTATTCTATCG CAAGGAAGTATGACCAGCAGCCGCCACAGAAACAGACTGACAGCGTACAACTCTCAATGGAATGA
- the POMK gene encoding protein O-mannose kinase, protein MDKKLHYIKKELLRREIPPVLLVLLLLAVLLLNFLLYMHLNNFSVTTVQPDVDSSLCPFGYFRLGLLKNCSPWLTCEAINTEVRKLKCVGEGAVKKVFLSEWKENKVSLSQLANSELEEDFLHGLKMLKSLQSKYVVRLLGYCEKQFTILTQYHPLGSLKNLNKMLDLPKYKGLNTWHRRFMLAIDYVSIIHYLHNSPLGTLVMCDSNDLDKVLSQYLLTSDFHVLVNDLDALPLVNKSAGRLVKCGHRELQGEFVAPEQLWPYGEEVPFEDDLMPPYDEKTDIWKIPDVSNFFLGHVEGSDIVRFHLFDIHAACKKKNPAERPSAQMVVDTYRKILTLLLREAAMPGTREML, encoded by the exons ATGGACAAAAAACTCCATTACATTAAAAAAGAGCTGCTCCGAAGGGAAATTCCTCCAGTCTTGTTGGTGCTGCTGCTTCTAGCTGTGCTGCTCCTGAATTTCCTTCTGTACATGCATCTCAACAATTTCTCGGTCACCACTGTGCAGCCTGACGTGGACTCCAGCCTCTGCCCATTTGGGTACTTCAGATTAGGACTATTGAAAAATTGCTCGCCCTGGCTGACTTGTGAAGCCATAAATACAGAAGTCAGGAAACTGAAGTGTGTTGGTGAAGGGGCTGTGAAAAAG GTCTTTCTTTCTGAATGGAAGGAAAACAAAGTATCCCTTTCCCAGCTCGCCAACTCAGAGCTGGAGGAAGATTTTCTTCATGGACTGAAGATGCTGAAATCTCTCCAGAGCAAGTATGTTGTCAGACTGCTTGGCTATTGCGAGAAGCAGTTCACAATCCTTACCCAGTATCACCCATTAGGCTCCCTGAAGAACCTGAATAAAATGCTGGACCTTCCCAAATATAAAGGCTTGAATACTTGGCATCGCAGATTCATGCTCGCAATCGACTATGTGAGCATCATCCATTATTTGCACAACAGTCCTTTGGGCACCTTAGTAATGTGTGATTCCAATGACTTGGACAAGGTGTTATCGCAGTATCTGCTGACAAGTGACTTTCACGTTCTAGTGAATGACTTGGATGCCTTGCCTCTTGTGAACAAGAGCGCTGGCAGGCTGGTGAAGTGTGGCCATCGGGAGCTCCAAGGCGAGTTTGTAGCTCCTGAACAGCTCTGGCCCTATGGAGAGGAGGTGCCATTTGAAGACGACCTCATGCCTCCATATGACGAGAAGACGGACATATGGAAAATTCCTGATGTCTCCAATTTTTTCTTGGGGCACGTTGAAGGAAGTGATATTGTCAGGTTCCATTTGTTTGACATCCATGCAGCATGTAAGAAGAAGAACCCAGCTGAAAGGCCTTCCGCCCAGATGGTCGTGGACACATACAGGAAAATTTTAACATTGCTGCTCAGAGAGGCTGCTATGCCTGGTACCAGGGAAATGTTATAA